From a single Halogeometricum sp. S3BR5-2 genomic region:
- a CDS encoding GDSL-type esterase/lipase family protein, whose amino-acid sequence MQLEAYPSVSLHNVAETVPAEWTDGGDRLCRVPAEVGAGLNETARERVRHPTGSELRFVPEGDEAEIELTLSAAERSRVRVFWGPFQPWNPTEIGPEPTTLALSVPARVGELTTEVTGRFDPRVCRIRFERFDAVAVHDVSGACRPPADDELPEERYLAYGTSITEGAASSAGHANYVSHVARNRGYDALNLGCSGSAYCEPAMAEHIAARDDWDVATLSLSVNMANTGGFPVEEFEARVEPFVNTVAAAHPDKPVACVTLFPYFDDVTASGDAEHAAAYRETLRTVVTDSPHGNLSLVEGPDLLPLSGLSADLLHPGDEGMRAIGEGLSRHLRRVTA is encoded by the coding sequence ATGCAGTTAGAAGCGTACCCGTCCGTCTCGCTCCACAACGTCGCCGAGACGGTGCCCGCGGAGTGGACCGACGGCGGCGACCGACTGTGTCGCGTCCCCGCGGAGGTGGGAGCGGGGTTGAACGAGACGGCGCGAGAGCGCGTCCGCCATCCGACCGGCAGCGAACTCAGGTTCGTTCCCGAGGGCGACGAGGCGGAAATCGAACTCACCCTATCGGCGGCCGAGCGGTCTCGGGTCCGGGTGTTCTGGGGGCCGTTCCAGCCGTGGAACCCGACCGAAATCGGTCCGGAACCGACGACGCTCGCCCTCTCCGTCCCGGCGCGGGTCGGCGAGTTGACGACGGAGGTGACGGGGCGGTTCGACCCGCGCGTCTGCCGGATACGATTCGAGCGGTTCGACGCCGTCGCCGTGCACGACGTCTCGGGGGCGTGCCGCCCGCCGGCCGACGACGAACTGCCCGAGGAGCGATACCTCGCGTACGGCACCTCGATCACCGAGGGAGCCGCGTCGTCCGCGGGCCACGCGAACTACGTCTCGCACGTCGCCCGGAACCGCGGGTACGACGCGCTGAACCTCGGCTGTTCCGGGTCGGCGTACTGCGAACCCGCGATGGCCGAGCACATCGCCGCCCGCGACGACTGGGACGTGGCGACGCTGTCGCTGTCGGTGAACATGGCGAACACCGGCGGGTTCCCCGTCGAGGAGTTCGAGGCGCGCGTCGAACCGTTCGTGAACACCGTCGCGGCGGCGCACCCCGACAAACCCGTCGCGTGCGTCACGCTCTTTCCCTACTTCGACGACGTGACGGCATCGGGGGACGCCGAACACGCCGCGGCGTACCGGGAGACGTTGCGGACCGTCGTGACGGATTCGCCGCACGGGAACCTCTCGCTGGTCGAAGGCCCCGACCTGCTCCCCCTCTCGGGACTGTCCGCGGACCTCCTCCATCCGGGAGACGAGGGGATGCGGGCTATCGGCGAGGGACTGTCGCGGCACCTCCGAAGGGTGACCGCCTGA
- a CDS encoding endo-1,4-beta-xylanase translates to MGTLRDAAADAGVRVGAAVDADSLRTDTDYRRTLSSEFDAVVAENAMKWGRLSDGEGCYDFTDADDIVAFANRNDMYVRGHTLVWHRMYPDWLRPWSRSEASARRTLRTHVQTVAGRYRGRVDAWDVVNEAVADDGGLRETQWLASLGPEYLDRAFEWADDVSDADLFYNDYGADGLSAKSDAVYDLVSEMVARDVPIDGVGLQLHVFDETVPPADVAANVERLTELGLTVHVTELDVGIGEAVVDADEQADYYRDVVSAAVDAGAEAVVTWGVDDGQSWLPARGWGEAPLLFDERFRRKPAYHGVADALSK, encoded by the coding sequence ATGGGAACGCTCAGGGACGCGGCCGCAGACGCCGGCGTACGAGTCGGTGCGGCCGTCGACGCCGACTCGCTCAGAACCGACACCGACTACCGGCGGACGCTCTCGTCCGAGTTCGACGCCGTCGTCGCCGAGAACGCGATGAAGTGGGGGCGGCTCAGTGATGGCGAGGGATGCTACGACTTCACAGACGCCGACGACATCGTGGCGTTCGCGAACCGAAACGACATGTACGTCCGCGGGCACACGCTCGTTTGGCACCGGATGTACCCCGACTGGCTCCGACCGTGGTCGCGGTCCGAGGCGTCGGCCCGTCGAACGCTCAGAACGCACGTCCAGACCGTCGCCGGTCGGTACCGCGGACGCGTCGACGCGTGGGACGTGGTGAACGAGGCCGTCGCGGACGACGGCGGCCTCCGGGAGACGCAGTGGCTCGCGTCGCTCGGTCCGGAGTACCTCGACCGCGCGTTCGAGTGGGCCGACGACGTGTCCGACGCCGACCTGTTCTACAACGACTACGGCGCGGACGGCCTCTCGGCGAAGTCCGACGCGGTGTATGACCTCGTCTCGGAGATGGTCGCCCGCGACGTGCCGATAGACGGCGTCGGTCTGCAGTTACACGTCTTCGACGAAACGGTCCCGCCGGCCGACGTCGCCGCCAACGTCGAACGCCTCACCGAACTCGGTCTGACCGTGCACGTCACCGAACTCGACGTGGGCATCGGCGAGGCCGTCGTCGACGCGGACGAACAGGCCGACTACTACCGCGACGTCGTCTCGGCCGCCGTCGACGCCGGCGCCGAGGCCGTCGTCACGTGGGGCGTCGACGACGGACAGTCGTGGCTGCCGGCGCGGGGGTGGGGGGAGGCTCCGCTCCTGTTCGACGAGCGGTTCCGGCGAAAACCCGCTTACCACGGCGTCGCGGACGCGCTCTCGAAGTAG
- a CDS encoding NAD-dependent epimerase/dehydratase family protein — MTTDTRSVVVTGALGGAGRWVVRRLLDDGYEVVGLDQRLPSGDAPEGANFFEVDLTDRGETAELFADVDPDAVAHLAAIPDPTNHAGVRVFSNNVLSAYNVLDAAGRTGARVAWASSESAYGFPFAERRPAPDYVPIDEEHPLRPQDSYGVSKEAGEAVAARTARRYGVPVASIRPSWVQYPGRYEATGNREGFDIEALRDLPSGVSQHGGAGNFWSYIDVRDLASMFSSALTADIEGHEAYLCHAAENYLGLDTADLLDALFGDDAPPCDVEGDACAFTTAKAERELGWAPEHDWREAADENVDGPGF, encoded by the coding sequence ATGACAACCGACACGCGGAGCGTCGTCGTCACCGGCGCGCTCGGCGGCGCAGGACGGTGGGTCGTGCGGCGACTGCTCGACGACGGCTACGAGGTAGTGGGACTCGACCAGCGACTCCCGTCCGGGGACGCCCCGGAGGGCGCGAACTTCTTCGAGGTCGACCTGACCGACCGTGGCGAGACAGCGGAGCTATTCGCCGACGTCGACCCCGACGCCGTCGCACACTTAGCGGCCATCCCGGACCCGACGAACCACGCCGGCGTGCGGGTGTTCTCGAACAACGTCCTGAGCGCCTACAACGTCCTCGACGCCGCCGGGCGGACGGGCGCGCGGGTCGCGTGGGCCTCCAGCGAGTCGGCGTACGGCTTCCCGTTCGCCGAGCGTCGCCCCGCCCCCGACTACGTCCCCATCGACGAGGAGCATCCGTTGAGACCGCAGGACTCCTACGGCGTCTCGAAGGAGGCGGGCGAGGCCGTCGCCGCGCGGACCGCCCGGCGCTACGGCGTTCCCGTCGCCTCGATTCGACCCTCGTGGGTGCAGTACCCGGGTCGATATGAGGCGACGGGGAACCGGGAGGGGTTCGACATCGAGGCGCTCCGGGACCTCCCGTCGGGCGTCTCGCAGCACGGCGGCGCCGGCAACTTCTGGTCGTACATCGACGTGCGCGACCTCGCGTCGATGTTCTCGTCCGCCCTGACGGCCGATATCGAGGGTCACGAGGCGTACCTCTGCCACGCCGCGGAGAACTACCTCGGTCTGGATACCGCCGACCTCCTCGACGCCCTCTTCGGCGACGACGCGCCGCCCTGCGACGTGGAGGGCGACGCCTGCGCGTTCACCACGGCGAAGGCCGAACGCGAGTTGGGGTGGGCGCCGGAGCACGACTGGCGGGAGGCGGCGGACGAGAACGTCGACGGCCCCGGGTTCTGA